taaaacaataatgaaataacaataatgacatGTAAAGGATGTTTCCAGTCGTCTGTTCTCAGGAACCtggaacaaaatatttttaccaTTCCAGCCTGAATCACAATAAGATGAGCTTGTGAGCATGAGAGTTAATCTGGTAATTTTATCATTCAGGTTCATTAAAGGTACAGTATGAGATTTCTGAAAAATCCGCAATGCGACCGCAAAGGGCTCTTTCACTTTCACGATCAAAGAATTGAAAATATATACTTAAGTGTactattactaaaaatattaattaatccAACCAACCAACCCTGTGACGCCACTTGTTGTAGAACTGCAAGATGTCAGTGCTCTTGCTACAAAAgctataataaaacattttttttccgtTTAAATTGATCCCTTTACTTAATAATATTAACTTGACTGACTGCTTCATttccactttaaaataatgaaaaggcATGTCACAACCCCTTTAAGACTCTAAGCTTGTTATTTAAgagaaaatatctcatttagGAAATGGTGCTAGATTCATTATTAAACATGATTCTTCATTTGTTAATAATTAACTCTTACAGAGCTTTTCTGCAGTTGATCGCAGCTGGTATCAGTCTTCTTCTACCCTCATCTGATGTGTTGTATTTCTTGAGGTTCAGTTCATCCAGCACCTCCTCTGATATCTCGAGCATGTAGGCAATTGTTGAGCAGTGAGCAGGAGAGAGTTTCTTCTCTGAGTGTTTGTCTGATTTCACAAACTCCTGAATCTCTCTGGACAGAGTTTGATCTTTCACTTCAAGCAGACAGAGGAACAGATTAATGGATTGATCAGCTGAGAGTTCACGTCCATCTTTGATCTTCTTTTGAATGTACTCTGTGGTTCTCCTGATGTTCTCTGAgcttttctctgtgtgtgtcagtaGATCCTGTAAGAGTCTCTGATTGGACTCCAGTGAGACGCCCAGCAGGAACCGCAGGAACAGATCCAGCTGTCCATTTTTGCTCTCAAGGGCTTTATCTACTGCTGATGTTAGTAGATCATACAGGGACTCTTTATCAGATCTGTAAAATCTGAATTCATGCAGTGGTTCCTTGTTCTTAACCACATGTGAGTAAAACAAATAGAAAGCAGCAAGAAACTCCTGAACGCTCAGATGAATGAAGCTGTAGACTTTCTTCTGATGAATCACAGATTCCTCCTTAAAGATCTCAGTGCAAATCCCAGAATACACTGAGGCGTCAGTGATGTCAATGCCGCTCTCTCTCAGGTCCTCCTCATAGAACATCACATTGCCCTTCATCAGCTGACTGAAAGCCACTTCAGCAAGTTTCACAATCACTTCTCTGTTGGACTGCAGGCGTTTCTCTGGATCTCTCTCTTCATACTTCTGATTCCTCATGTTGATCTGAATCAGCAGGAAGTGGATGtacatttcagtcagagtttgaGGGATTTCTGCACTCAGATCTTCTTTCAGGAGCTTTTGAAGCACAGTGGATGAGATCCAGCAGAAGACGGGTATGTGGCACATGATGTGGAGGCTTCTTGCTCTTCTGATGTGTGAGATGATTCTGCTGGCTTGATGCTCATCACTGATTCTCTTCCTGAAATATTCCTCCTTCTGAGGCTCATTGAATCCCTGAATCTCTATCAGACGGTTGATGTATTTGGAGGGGATTTGATTGGTTGCTGCTGGTCTGGAggtgatccagatgagagcagagggaagCAGATCTCCTTTCATGACCTTTGACATCAACACATCCACTGATGAAGTCTCAGTCACATCAGAAACTTTCTCATCATCTGAAAACATCAGTGTCATTCTGCTTTcatccagaccatcaaagatgaaCACAACTTTACACTCCTCATAGATCTTTGAGTCCAGATCTTGAAGTTCAGCATGAAAGTCCAGTAGGAGTCTGTGAAGACTGTACTGATTATCTTGGATCAAGTTCAGCTCTCGAAATGGAAGCACAAACATGAAATCTACATCCTGATTGGCTTTTCCCTCGGCCCAGTCCAGAATGAACTTCTGCACAGAGACAGTTTTTCCGATTCCAGCGATTCCTTTAGTAAGAACAGTCTTGATCTGGTGTTTCTCCTCACATCCTGGTTCAGGAGAGGCTTTAAAGATGTCATTGCAGTAGATTGGAGTGTCTTGTGAGTGTTGTGTTCTGGCTgttttctccatctgtaaaaccTCATGTtcttcattcactccttcactCTCTCCCTCTATGATGTAGAGCTGTGTGTAGATCCTGTTCAGGAGGGTTTTATTCACCTGGAGTTTGTTTCCCTCAAATAATCTCTCATACTTTTTCTTCATGCTGGTTTTGTGCCGGACTTTGACTCTCTGTAGTTCATCATTCATTGGTTGAGTAGAATCCTGCTGCGGGTCTCCAGTCTGATCATCTCTATCCACTCTGCTGAAActacaaaaattacaaaataaaatcaggttaaaaaatatgtaaaataaataatttaaatgtataaatacaaTAGTAAATCAATACTGATGTCAATCTTGTATTTTCTGTATAATTAGCATCTTtcatttcagtttcagtttaaaCGTTCAAGTTAATTTTCCCCTTccccttttttttaacttttgtccatatatttaaattgaaataataaaaaaacttagtgtggcgaggggggcgtggttcagtgaAGTCTGCAACGGGAGAGAGCATCAGGAGACGCATGGTGAGTGAGcgggttaaatgtaaatcacgaacacctgtttctcattccagtgattgacgcggagacaggataaaacacagcgagaagcaggagtgtgtgagagagaggggaactgctgactgagacgcTGGTCTCGACAACAGtgctggagtgaagccctttgtggattgtgtATACCaagactggagtgaagccctttgtggattaattattttgttgttgtgcaTTGCAGTCTTTCTGTTGGACATTTttgatttgttgaataaagctcGGTCAGCAGTTAAACGGcaaccctgtcctcttccttcatTACGAACTCTGATCGTACTACACTTAGCTACTAATTTCTCTGTCtgtgttcagtgtttttttgacTCCCACAGAGAAGTTTAATCCCCCACTACACATTAATACTTGcttggggtcagaggtcactgttTTATGTCTGAACTCACAAGGAAGAGGCATTGATCTGTCACTCTTCATAGACACACAGCTGGGCTCTACCTTTAGTTCTGCCTgctgtttatttattataagtCACTCTGTTGTCTCTTATGCCTGTTTAAGTTTTGTCTTCAAATTTCAATTTTGAGAATTTTGAATCCCAAGAGTTTgtatggagcagcatttactacatttattcaattaaaaacacagatttttgcAACTAAATAGTAAGTAAGTAGGAAATATTGTTAATATATTAGGACAAtaggaaaatattaaaaagccaGGGAGTAGAGATATGTtttcaattttgatttaaaaatggtAATCGAAGGTGCAAGGCGGATGTCCAAAggtaataaaaatgattttatctAGCTGACTTTGCAGCACTCTGAAAATTAACCAGACACTCTTTGAAAATCTCAAATGACACCGTTAAGTGATCATGCTTCCATCTCCTCTCAGCTTTACAACATGCTTGTCTGAGAGAACGAGCGTTATCATCCAGCCAATAATAAGATTTGTGCTTTGGTTGTTTCAATTTAAAAGGGGCAATAGAATCTAAAATATCAGAACAACCTGCATAGGAAAAAGAAATCAAATCATCAGGCCCAAAAGAAGATAACATTCAAGATAGATATTTCAACAGGATTAGCTAAATATTTCTCGCTAAATCAAGAATAAAAGCCTACAGGCCTTCTGCCTGTTTTTATTCACTTAATGTTTGTCCACAGATTTGAGGTGAAAtcagaaataaaaaacaataacattGAAAAAACATCTCTCTGTGTGCATTCAGTGTGTTTTTGACTCTCACATTATTTGTCTCCTTCTAGTTTCACTGGAGAAGTTAAATCACCAACTTCATGTTTATACTCACAGTTGATCAGGAGTCACTGTTTCATCACTGAATGCAGGAGGAATAAGATGTATGGATCCGTCACTCTTCATAGACACACAGCTGGGTTCTGCAGATAAAGATCTCTCTCTGTTCTCCATTATGAGAATCTGACTTCAGACCTGCATATGGAAACACAGAGAACAAATCATACATAATGTTTTAAACTATTCCAGTAATTCCAATGAGAACAAATCTTAATTCTACACAGACATTGTGGAGAATTTGATGCTTCAGACTTTGCAGCAGCAGTTGGAGGATCATTTTCTTATGATGTCCATAAAGTAATGGTTTACTGACTCTGGAAGAACCAGAACTGAACCTGATTGAACTGATTTGAGATGAACTAGATCAGTGATCCAGACCCCATTACCCAACATCATTGTCTGATCTCACTGATGCTCTTGTGCatgtgaaaaaaacagcatgtgaAAAAGCCTGAATCTCTCCCTATTCAGAGGGTTCATGTGTTTTATAAAACACAATTTTAAATTAGTTTATGAATATGTTTCATATGTTTATACTCActactcactacttcagacttacgcgccctccagaaacctgcgttctgcaagtgaacggcgccttgtggtgccatcacataggggcacaaaatcactctcacggaccttctccgggactgttcctggctggtggaatgacctaccacgctctttccgagcagccgagtctctagccattttcaaaaaaatgctaaagacgtatctttttcgtcagcacttgacccagtagtagtagcacttaccttgactaatattcttctcctatctgtgtatttatttattaaaaaaaaaaaaataaataaataaataaaaaaatactttactgacataactgtgacttcactcagcacttacatactgttgttctcatgttgatttaattgattctactactctcatttgtaagtcgctttggataaaagcgtctgctaaatgactaaatgtaaaatgactaaatgtttataaaaatggCCTCTGAACATTTTACATTACATCATTTTACATCACAACTCCCTATATTAAGCTTTAAATTTACgttaataaacagaaaacaGTGTACAATAATGTGACATGATATCAGAAGCCACGAAATAAACTTAccataatgtaataattatgaCAGTTTTTACAtgcttaaaggtgataaagaggatcttttcgtcgactgagaaaccaaagactgttactgagttttttaaatgagcgcatgcgtaagaacaaccccccctcctttcgagggaacgcctcccaaaactcgtgccaCGAGTAtcggaacacgagtgtttaccaccggaaTTCACTGTATCGTGTTGGTGGATTCATTacgtcggactcaccgcaggtaactcgtaatctgcagttgttactcctgtctcctgacaaaaacattgcatgtggcgcctgtggagtgtggaaagttcgcgcttgtctctcacaaggaatgtcacggcagtgattgacaagccagagggccaatcgtttacgagatgatcgcgtaaacgattggctgatgtttttaaggccctacctcgtgcacagatgatgtatattaatattattcctttcagtgcacctaataaatagtcttttatcagttagtaaagacagtttcaagtaatattgcaaaaatgtataaaacaaaacatcctctttagcacctttaagaatcAAGTCTTTACTTTTGGTTTGGACAAAGGTGTTTCCTCAGAACGTCTGTTTTTCGCACCTTCCGGGAGGTGGAAGTACTGTCCTAGTGACCGAAACCTAGTTATCCTGGACAAGGCCATGAAGGCCCATCCTCTATGGTCTCCAGAGTTACCGGCGCCGCCCTGGTCTCCTGAACCGCCAGCGTCTCCATGGCTCCTTGAATGGCCAACACCTCCTTGGCTCCCTGAGTTGCCAGCACCTCCATGGTGATCACACTGTCTTTTGGCACCTTCCAGGAGGTGGAAGTACTGTCACGGTCACCAGCTCTGTCACCCACTctgaactccatttcccatcatccctccTTCTGATCAAATGCGCACTGTTTGCAATCACTGTCACAATCACTGATCACCTCCAGCTGTTACCCAACACCATCTGCACCAGTTTAAAATGACtcagcacatacacacaccttGTCTAGTCTCATCTAAGACCCTCCTGTTGTTCTGCCTGGATTGTCACCCACCTGAGGCCTGTTGCATGAAGCTATTTGAAcaaactctgagtttcagaGTAGGTTTGAAGTTAACAAATCCTTATAAATCCACCCTGGTTTAGATCAGGTTTAACAGGCTCACAATGCTTGGTATAAATGTTCACTGTCAGATCAGGTTTAATCCAGAGTTTGTGATTAACTCTGAAGTGCGTGCACCTGAAAGTGTGACACGTGCgccaaacagccaatcacacagaacacagaATTAATTTAATTCACTACTCACCAGAGAGCCGTGCAATGCACTTTAGGacaaaattaagacatttttgtgaaaaatatcatgaaattaaatgcaATCACAAAGCAGGGATAAACACTGCTGCTGCAGTGAACATTTGAGAAGGTAGCTGAATCTGCATTCCATTACCATCTACCTGTTGTTAAACAAAATTACTGTCTTACCATTACTCACCATCATCTGGTCTGTGTTTCCTGACAACAACATTGTGAAAAAAGTTTCATCTGTGTTTTAAAGGTCTGTCCAGGGTTTTACAAAGAGATTGcttttttgaaatgcttttatttCGTACAAAGTCACACTCGTggtagcctgacgtggtcatactcaattctagttcgaatatgagtctgatactgctccattgggctttgattatgggggcgtatttcaaccgatccaggaaagacctcaattggatagacctacaaccaatcagagctacagagtaagtgatgtatgttgagtgatgcatagttgtcaacagaactcaactgCACACATGCTGTAACTAGTAGAAGATGAGCGTAAACAATCTTTGCCGGTGTTGTAAAAAGAATAAGTATACACGGAATACTTgccaattaatgcgctgtcgatatcttctataatgGGCGCGATgacggaatctacacatctcagttcttcaacaacagccatcattgttgtaaactaattcaacccaagcgctctttgatgacgtggctaattacgtttctggtgataatctgtcaatcatcaccctgacaaatgtgattggtccgaacagtttctgttcgggcataattactcctctacggatcAAGTCCAGACTGAactccccgacctcaaaatgttgtggacggggctaagttcggctggcatccaggctacACTCGTGGTGTtcctggtcaaaaatgaccggcctacaaaaatagcttataaatctctTGTTATGCTACATTAGCACCAAATattcaacttgttttctttcagttAGGAcagttttgtatttatttttgaaactgaTTGATCTGAGGAGAGTTCATCTCTGTGAAAAAGAAAGCTGGTAATACTCAAAACAGTTTGTGTTCATGAATGTGCGTTCATGTGTGTGGTAGTACAAGTCTGTAGGTATCTGTTATACTTTATATTGACAAGAGTACTCGGACATGTTGCTCAGATGCCAGTATCTCTTATTATATCTTTTCCCCAAGTGACTACTATGGATGCCCAACAGGCACACAATACATCCACATATATAACATAAACATCATAACATAAACATGTAGTCTGTAACAAAaccaattaaatttttactatAACTACAAACGGATAAACTATCCTAACTGTATAATATGAGTGTAATACATGCAAAAATTCCAAAGACTGAGCACCACGTCTATTGAAACTCAGTCTCTGCATCTCGCAGGTATTCTCACTAATCTTCTAGATCAGGGGcccgtttcagaaaggaggttaagtgagaactctgagtatgttaaccctgaaatgagggaaactctgggttttctgTTTAGAATGAGAGGTAAGTCAAACCCGAGAAAGCAGGTTAAGTCAAGCCTGTTTCTAAAAGGGAGGTAACTGTCACGatctctcaagttcgccggttgcaacgctctcaagctcgccggttgccatggactcaagcgccctggatgcgatggacaagatggctgctttgccagtgcccacgggcaagatggctgCCCCCTGGGAGCTTAAGGATatagggggcgttccagccattgagtctgctccagagaccgctccagtcggtgaaccatcgcctcactcTCGGAGGAAGAGGCGCAAGGGTGTCTGCGTCCTCAAGACGCAGACACCcttcaagaggccgctgtgggccTGGGAATCATTCCAGAGCGTCATGGTCTACCAGCACCGCctaagcgtcttgccctgccagcgccaacTGAGCTCCTCACTCTActggcgccacctgtgctccttgctCTGCCAGCGCCGCC
This genomic window from Chanodichthys erythropterus isolate Z2021 chromosome 4, ASM2448905v1, whole genome shotgun sequence contains:
- the LOC137019436 gene encoding NACHT, LRR and PYD domains-containing protein 3-like, whose amino-acid sequence is MENRERSLSAEPSCVSMKSDGSIHLIPPAFSDETVTPDQLFSRVDRDDQTGDPQQDSTQPMNDELQRVKVRHKTSMKKKYERLFEGNKLQVNKTLLNRIYTQLYIIEGESEGVNEEHEVLQMEKTARTQHSQDTPIYCNDIFKASPEPGCEEKHQIKTVLTKGIAGIGKTVSVQKFILDWAEGKANQDVDFMFVLPFRELNLIQDNQYSLHRLLLDFHAELQDLDSKIYEECKVVFIFDGLDESRMTLMFSDDEKVSDVTETSSVDVLMSKVMKGDLLPSALIWITSRPAATNQIPSKYINRLIEIQGFNEPQKEEYFRKRISDEHQASRIISHIRRARSLHIMCHIPVFCWISSTVLQKLLKEDLSAEIPQTLTEMYIHFLLIQINMRNQKYEERDPEKRLQSNREVIVKLAEVAFSQLMKGNVMFYEEDLRESGIDITDASVYSGICTEIFKEESVIHQKKVYSFIHLSVQEFLAAFYLFYSHVVKNKEPLHEFRFYRSDKESLYDLLTSAVDKALESKNGQLDLFLRFLLGVSLESNQRLLQDLLTHTEKSSENIRRTTEYIQKKIKDGRELSADQSINLFLCLLEVKDQTLSREIQEFVKSDKHSEKKLSPAHCSTIAYMLEISEEVLDELNLKKYNTSDEGRRRLIPAAINCRKALLSACNLTFWCCESLSSALQSSNCVLRELYLSCNNLQNSVVKLLSDGLKSPHCQLQILSLTHCNLTSPCCESFSSVLQSSNCVLRELDLSNNDLQDSGMKLLSDGLKSPNCQLKILRLSGCMVTEEGCGFVSSALSSNPSHLRELDLSYNHPGDSGVKLLLDKLKDPNCSLQILNVDHGGEIRITAGLRKWACDLTLDPNTADTRLILSEENRKVTRVKEDQPYPDHPERFDEYPQVLCGESLTGRCYWEAEWSRCAVISVTYKGISRKGERHDCVFGLNDKSWSLNCSDKRFTVHHNKNRTVISAIHLSSKRVGVYVDVSAGTLSFYSVSDTHTLTHLHTFNTTFTEPLYAGFRLYYDSSVSLCQIK